From Streptomyces griseorubiginosus, one genomic window encodes:
- a CDS encoding vWA domain-containing protein encodes MTVTGRADAVFLAFARALRSAGVDASAERVHAFLRAVAEVGPARVYWAGRLTLCGSREDLERYDQVFAGTFGGAPGERRVASPGLRLTVRDARAGPRSRTVDGPEGPRAAALAGSAEVLRQRDIAGLDPAERAALRRLLAAFALPGQTRRTARRRPAGRGGVDPHRTVRELLRHGGEPARLRHHERTERPRRVVLLVDVSGSMAPYADALLRFAHAAARGSRTEVFTIATRLTRVTRDLSHRDPDLAMAALARAVPDWRGGTRLGELVREFLDRWGQRGLARGAVVVLLSDGWERGDPELLAAQMRRLRRLAHRVIWANPLKARPGYAPLAAGMAAALPSVDAFVEGHSLAALERLAAVVKGADDA; translated from the coding sequence ATCACCGTGACCGGGCGGGCCGACGCCGTCTTCCTCGCCTTCGCCCGCGCGCTGCGCTCGGCGGGTGTCGACGCGAGTGCCGAGCGGGTGCACGCCTTCCTGCGCGCGGTGGCCGAAGTGGGACCGGCGCGGGTGTACTGGGCGGGGCGGCTGACCCTGTGCGGAAGCCGCGAGGACCTGGAGCGCTACGACCAGGTGTTCGCGGGCACCTTCGGGGGCGCACCGGGCGAGCGGCGGGTGGCCTCTCCCGGACTGCGGCTCACGGTCCGGGACGCGCGGGCCGGCCCCCGTAGCCGTACGGTCGACGGACCCGAGGGCCCGCGGGCCGCCGCGCTCGCCGGTTCCGCCGAGGTGCTCCGGCAGCGCGACATCGCGGGCCTGGACCCCGCCGAACGGGCCGCCCTGCGTCGCCTCCTCGCCGCGTTCGCGCTGCCCGGACAGACCCGCCGGACGGCGCGTCGACGCCCGGCCGGACGCGGGGGCGTCGATCCGCACCGGACCGTGCGGGAGCTGCTGCGGCACGGCGGGGAACCGGCCCGGCTGCGGCACCACGAGCGCACCGAGCGGCCCCGCCGGGTCGTCCTGCTCGTCGATGTCAGCGGCTCGATGGCGCCGTACGCCGACGCGCTGCTGCGCTTCGCGCACGCGGCCGCCCGGGGCAGCCGTACGGAGGTGTTCACGATCGCCACCCGGCTGACCCGCGTCACCCGCGACCTCTCGCACCGCGACCCGGACCTGGCGATGGCCGCGCTCGCCCGCGCGGTGCCGGACTGGCGCGGGGGTACCCGGCTGGGTGAGCTGGTGCGGGAGTTCCTCGACCGGTGGGGGCAGCGGGGCCTGGCCCGGGGCGCGGTGGTCGTGCTGCTCTCGGACGGCTGGGAGCGTGGCGATCCGGAGCTGCTCGCGGCCCAGATGCGACGCTTGCGGCGGCTGGCGCACCGGGTGATCTGGGCCAATCCGCTGAAGGCACGCCCGGGTTACGCACCCCTGGCCGCCGGGATGGCGGCGGCGCTGCCGAGCGTGGACGCGTTCGTCGAGGGGCACAGCCTGGCCGCGCTGGAGCGTCTGGCGGCGGTGGTGAAAGGAGCCGACGATGCGTGA
- a CDS encoding SRPBCC family protein, with product MELHHAFTVPVPVDEAWRALLDIERVAPCMPGAVVEDYDGKTVTGSVKVKVGPVTVTYRGTAVFEEQDEHAHRMVLIASGRETRGQGTARATVTGTLTGADGGGTAVSVRTDLAVTGRPAQFGRGVLTEVGDRLVGRFAECLAQRLTEPETAPETTPETAPASAEPDDEPLDLLRAIGGPVAKRAAAALAAAVVVGLAVTRLRRRGKRRV from the coding sequence ATGGAACTGCACCACGCGTTCACCGTGCCCGTCCCGGTCGACGAGGCCTGGCGGGCGCTCCTCGACATCGAACGGGTCGCGCCCTGCATGCCCGGCGCCGTCGTCGAGGACTACGACGGCAAGACCGTGACCGGCTCGGTGAAGGTCAAGGTCGGGCCGGTCACCGTGACCTACCGGGGAACCGCCGTCTTCGAGGAGCAGGACGAGCACGCGCACCGCATGGTGCTGATCGCGAGCGGCCGGGAGACCCGCGGCCAGGGCACCGCACGGGCCACGGTGACCGGCACCCTCACCGGGGCGGACGGCGGCGGTACGGCCGTGTCGGTGCGCACGGACCTCGCGGTGACCGGTCGCCCCGCGCAGTTCGGGCGGGGTGTGCTGACGGAGGTCGGGGACCGGCTGGTCGGCCGGTTCGCCGAGTGCCTGGCGCAGCGGCTCACCGAGCCGGAGACGGCACCGGAGACCACGCCGGAGACGGCACCGGCATCCGCGGAGCCCGACGACGAGCCCCTCGACCTGCTGCGCGCGATCGGTGGGCCGGTCGCGAAACGGGCTGCGGCCGCGCTGGCGGCGGCGGTCGTCGTGGGACTGGCGGTCACGCGGCTGCGACGACGGGGGAAGCGGAGGGTGTGA
- a CDS encoding metallophosphoesterase gives MRLLLMSDTHLPKRAKQLPAPLLAELPHADVVFHAGDWVDTATLDLLESRSARLVGVYGNNDGPALRARLPEVAYAELGGLRFAVVHETGAAQGREARCAARYPDTDVLVFGHSHIPWDTTAPGGLRLLNPGSPTDRRRQPHCTYMTATVADGNLTDVELHRLPPRSVPS, from the coding sequence GTGCGCCTGCTGCTGATGTCCGACACCCACCTGCCCAAGCGTGCCAAGCAGCTCCCGGCCCCGCTGCTCGCCGAACTCCCTCACGCCGACGTCGTGTTCCACGCCGGTGACTGGGTCGACACCGCCACCCTCGACCTGCTGGAGAGCCGCAGCGCCCGGCTCGTCGGCGTGTACGGCAACAACGACGGGCCCGCACTGCGCGCACGGCTGCCCGAGGTGGCGTACGCCGAACTGGGCGGCCTGCGTTTCGCCGTCGTCCACGAGACCGGCGCCGCTCAGGGCCGCGAGGCCCGCTGTGCCGCCCGCTATCCCGACACCGACGTCCTGGTGTTCGGCCACAGCCACATTCCCTGGGACACCACCGCCCCCGGCGGACTGCGGCTGCTCAACCCCGGCTCGCCGACCGACCGCCGTCGCCAGCCGCACTGCACCTACATGACGGCGACCGTGGCCGACGGCAATCTCACGGACGTGGAGCTGCACCGACTGCCGCCGCGCTCCGTCCCGTCCTGA
- a CDS encoding class I SAM-dependent methyltransferase gives MKRHEFLRGLHKASANRNYLEIGVNDGRSLTFSRVPSIAIDPAFKVVSEIRCDVHLAKATSDDFFARENPLQHLKGGRHPLRNIVRNRSPFGYWKDVTLDLSFIDGMHLFEYALRDFINVEKYSDWASVIVFDDMLPRNVDEAARDRHTNAWTGDVYKVIEVLNRYRPDLVTVLVDTEPTGQLVVFGADPTNTVLKDKYDEIIAEYVVPDPQKVPETVLERTTAIKPEALIEAAFWKPLVNARNRGSKRDRSWEHLRASLQQLNSAG, from the coding sequence GTGAAACGTCACGAGTTCCTGCGGGGGCTCCACAAAGCCAGCGCGAACCGCAACTACCTGGAGATCGGCGTCAACGACGGCCGCAGCCTGACGTTCTCCCGGGTACCGAGCATCGCGATCGACCCGGCGTTCAAGGTGGTCTCCGAGATCCGCTGCGACGTCCACCTGGCGAAGGCCACCAGCGACGACTTCTTCGCGCGCGAGAACCCGCTCCAGCACCTCAAGGGCGGCCGCCACCCGCTGCGCAACATCGTCCGCAACCGCAGCCCCTTCGGCTACTGGAAGGACGTCACGCTCGACCTGTCCTTCATCGACGGCATGCACCTGTTCGAGTACGCGCTGCGCGACTTCATCAACGTGGAGAAGTACTCGGACTGGGCCAGCGTGATCGTCTTCGACGACATGCTGCCGCGCAACGTGGACGAGGCGGCCCGCGACCGCCACACCAACGCCTGGACCGGCGACGTCTACAAGGTGATCGAGGTCCTGAACCGCTACCGGCCCGACCTGGTGACGGTCCTGGTCGACACCGAGCCCACCGGCCAGCTGGTGGTCTTCGGCGCGGACCCGACCAACACGGTCCTCAAGGACAAGTACGACGAGATCATCGCGGAGTACGTGGTTCCCGACCCGCAGAAGGTGCCCGAGACGGTGCTGGAGCGGACCACGGCGATCAAGCCGGAGGCGCTGATCGAGGCGGCCTTCTGGAAGCCGCTGGTCAACGCCCGCAACCGGGGCAGCAAGCGGGACCGCAGCTGGGAGCACCTGCGCGCGAGCCTGCAGCAGCTCAACAGCGCGGGCTGA
- a CDS encoding XdhC/CoxI family protein yields MRDILPVLNRWYTAGVPFGLATVVSTSRSAPRDPGAAMAVGPDDEVVGSVSGGCVEGAVFELAQEVVASGEARLETFGYSDEDAFAVGLTCGGEITLLVRPVTATLDPAFGEVAESVAAGRPVTLATVTEGPAPRGATLAVWPDRVAGTLGTTGLDVAVTADARGELAQGATGSRHYGPHGERREDAVGVFLHSFAPPPRMLVFGAIDYAAAVARIGAFLGYRVTVCDARPVFATPKRFPEGVEVVVDWPHRYLRGTDTDERTVICVLTHDPKFDVPLLEEALRRPAAYIGAMGSRRTHDDRMKRLTESGLAEAELSRLRSPVGLDLGARTPEEVAVSVAAEIVALRWGGSGAPLTATAGAIHPSS; encoded by the coding sequence ATGCGTGACATCCTCCCGGTGCTGAACCGCTGGTACACGGCAGGGGTGCCGTTCGGACTGGCCACGGTCGTCTCGACCAGCCGCAGCGCGCCGCGCGATCCCGGCGCGGCGATGGCGGTGGGCCCGGACGACGAGGTCGTCGGCAGCGTGTCGGGCGGCTGTGTGGAGGGGGCCGTCTTCGAGCTGGCCCAGGAGGTCGTGGCGAGCGGCGAGGCCCGCCTCGAGACGTTCGGGTACAGCGACGAGGACGCGTTCGCGGTGGGGCTCACCTGCGGCGGGGAGATCACCCTGCTCGTACGGCCCGTGACGGCCACGCTCGATCCCGCCTTCGGCGAGGTCGCGGAGTCCGTCGCGGCGGGCCGCCCGGTGACCCTGGCGACGGTGACCGAGGGCCCCGCGCCGCGCGGCGCCACGCTCGCGGTGTGGCCGGACCGGGTCGCGGGCACCCTGGGCACGACCGGCCTGGACGTGGCGGTCACGGCCGACGCGCGCGGCGAACTCGCCCAGGGGGCGACCGGGTCGCGGCACTACGGCCCGCACGGCGAGCGGCGCGAGGACGCGGTCGGCGTCTTCCTGCACTCCTTCGCCCCGCCGCCCCGCATGCTGGTCTTCGGCGCGATCGACTACGCGGCCGCCGTCGCCCGGATCGGCGCCTTCCTCGGCTACCGGGTCACCGTGTGCGACGCCCGCCCGGTCTTCGCCACGCCGAAGCGCTTCCCGGAGGGCGTCGAGGTCGTCGTGGACTGGCCGCACCGCTATCTGCGGGGCACCGACACCGACGAGCGCACGGTGATCTGCGTCCTGACCCACGACCCGAAGTTCGACGTGCCGCTGCTGGAGGAGGCACTGCGCCGGCCGGCGGCGTACATCGGGGCGATGGGCAGCCGCCGCACGCACGACGACCGGATGAAGCGGCTCACCGAGTCGGGGCTGGCTGAGGCCGAGCTGTCCCGGCTGCGCTCGCCGGTCGGGCTGGACCTCGGGGCCCGTACCCCGGAGGAGGTCGCGGTGTCCGTGGCCGCCGAGATCGTCGCGCTGCGCTGGGGCGGCAGCGGCGCCCCGCTGACGGCGACGGCGGGGGCGATCCATCCGTCCTCATGA
- a CDS encoding glycosyltransferase family A protein encodes MPVKVSVVIPVYNPGNYIEDCIASLRRQSLPPDEFEAIFVDDGSTDDTPARLDAVAAEVENIKVIHQEASGWSGKPRNVGIAASEGEFVMFVDNDDYLGDEALERMYDYAVANGADVVVGKMAGKGRGVPVELFRRNHPRATVDNAPLIDSLTPHKMFRRAFLDRIGLRFPEGRRRLEDHVFVTEAYLRADNVSVLSDYVCYYHLKRDDASNAGFQRFDPVGYFANLREALDVVEKYTEPGKTRDRLFRRWLRNEMVERMRGRRLLSAPEDYRQELFKEIRSVVVERFGPGVAAGLQPTQQVVAALIADGRLDDLVKFAEWEVSVTPTAVPDGVEWDGGVLRIGLSAELASGDTPMTFPAKGSKEPLAGPPASVQEAVDWVGAHSVAGFGRATVEVLLTERTSSAQFFQPVEFTRETVPAEGDGRVRLVLRGTATVDPATAADGGPLDAGLYDVFVRVKLGGWTKQSRLGPVTLKGRTAADAGVAGGRVVLPYWTAKQGTLALDVDTASKRLELGRLTPGEVTVSGDRVEVPVPFHVPGETPVLLKLTGGSGTAPRRVPGTLRPKGEAAVLEAVLPLAELGTTPWQVALSPAPDAAEPRFHPLPFALRVKAGRVQVSAVRPPRPGVGQRLVRRARPLARKVLRRIRARGK; translated from the coding sequence ATGCCGGTCAAGGTCAGCGTCGTCATCCCCGTCTACAACCCGGGGAACTACATCGAGGACTGCATCGCCTCGCTGCGCAGGCAGTCCCTGCCCCCGGACGAGTTCGAGGCGATCTTCGTCGACGACGGTTCGACCGACGACACGCCGGCCCGGCTGGACGCGGTGGCCGCCGAGGTCGAGAACATCAAGGTCATCCACCAGGAGGCCTCCGGCTGGTCCGGCAAGCCCCGCAACGTCGGGATCGCCGCCTCCGAGGGCGAGTTCGTCATGTTCGTCGACAACGACGACTACCTCGGCGACGAGGCCCTGGAGCGGATGTACGACTACGCGGTCGCCAACGGCGCCGACGTGGTCGTGGGCAAGATGGCCGGCAAGGGCCGGGGCGTGCCGGTGGAGCTGTTCCGCCGCAACCACCCCCGGGCCACCGTCGACAACGCCCCGCTGATCGACAGTCTGACGCCCCACAAGATGTTCCGGCGGGCCTTCCTCGACCGGATCGGTCTGCGCTTCCCCGAGGGGCGGCGCCGGCTGGAGGACCACGTCTTCGTCACGGAGGCGTATCTGCGCGCGGACAACGTCTCCGTGCTCAGCGACTACGTCTGCTACTACCACCTCAAGCGCGACGACGCCTCCAACGCGGGCTTCCAGCGCTTCGACCCGGTGGGCTACTTCGCGAACCTGCGCGAGGCGCTCGACGTCGTCGAGAAGTACACCGAGCCGGGGAAGACCCGCGACCGGCTGTTCCGCCGCTGGCTGCGCAACGAGATGGTGGAGCGGATGCGCGGCAGGCGGCTGCTCTCCGCCCCCGAGGACTACCGCCAGGAGCTCTTCAAGGAGATCCGCTCCGTGGTCGTCGAGCGCTTCGGGCCGGGTGTCGCGGCCGGCCTCCAGCCCACCCAGCAGGTCGTCGCCGCGCTGATCGCCGACGGCCGGCTCGACGACCTGGTGAAGTTCGCCGAGTGGGAGGTCTCCGTCACGCCCACGGCCGTGCCGGACGGCGTCGAGTGGGACGGCGGGGTGCTGCGCATCGGGCTGTCCGCCGAGCTCGCGTCCGGCGACACGCCGATGACGTTCCCCGCGAAGGGCAGCAAGGAGCCGCTCGCCGGGCCGCCGGCTTCCGTCCAGGAGGCGGTGGACTGGGTCGGCGCGCACAGCGTCGCCGGCTTCGGCCGGGCCACCGTCGAGGTGCTGCTGACCGAACGCACCAGCTCCGCCCAGTTCTTCCAGCCGGTGGAGTTCACCCGGGAGACCGTCCCGGCGGAGGGGGACGGGCGGGTGCGTCTCGTGCTGCGGGGCACCGCGACCGTGGACCCGGCCACCGCGGCGGACGGCGGTCCGCTCGACGCCGGGCTGTACGACGTGTTCGTGCGCGTCAAGCTCGGCGGCTGGACCAAGCAGAGCCGGCTGGGCCCGGTCACGCTCAAGGGACGTACGGCCGCGGACGCCGGGGTCGCGGGCGGCCGGGTGGTGCTGCCGTACTGGACCGCCAAGCAGGGCACGCTCGCCCTGGACGTGGACACCGCGAGCAAGCGGCTGGAGCTCGGGCGGCTGACGCCCGGCGAGGTCACCGTCTCCGGTGACCGGGTCGAGGTGCCGGTGCCGTTCCACGTGCCCGGTGAGACGCCGGTGCTGCTCAAGCTCACCGGGGGCTCCGGCACCGCGCCCCGGCGGGTGCCCGGCACGTTGCGGCCGAAGGGGGAGGCGGCCGTCCTGGAGGCCGTGCTGCCGCTCGCCGAGCTCGGGACCACGCCGTGGCAGGTCGCGCTGAGCCCGGCGCCCGACGCCGCCGAGCCGCGCTTCCACCCGCTGCCGTTCGCGCTGCGGGTGAAGGCGGGCCGGGTCCAGGTCTCGGCGGTGCGTCCGCCCCGGCCCGGGGTCGGACAGCGCCTGGTCCGCAGGGCGAGGCCGCTCGCCCGCAAGGTGCTCAGACGGATCAGGGCACGCGGCAAGTAG
- a CDS encoding CBS domain-containing protein: MTQHVSDIMTSAPVTVEPQTSVTAVARLMRDQDLGAVLVTDGDELRGLVTDRDLVVRALAEGGDPEQTTVAGACSEDLVTVGPEDDLDHAITLMREHAVRRIPVVEGGHAVGIVALGDAAMERDPESALGDISVARPNT; encoded by the coding sequence ATGACCCAGCACGTCAGCGACATCATGACCAGCGCTCCGGTCACCGTGGAACCGCAGACCTCCGTGACGGCCGTCGCCCGGCTCATGCGCGACCAGGATCTCGGCGCCGTCCTCGTGACCGACGGCGACGAACTGCGCGGCCTGGTCACCGACCGTGACCTCGTCGTGCGCGCTCTCGCCGAGGGCGGCGACCCGGAGCAGACCACCGTGGCCGGCGCCTGCAGCGAGGACCTGGTGACCGTCGGCCCCGAGGACGACCTGGACCACGCCATCACGCTCATGCGCGAACACGCCGTGCGCCGCATCCCGGTCGTCGAGGGAGGCCACGCCGTCGGCATCGTCGCCCTCGGCGACGCCGCCATGGAACGCGACCCGGAGTCGGCCCTCGGCGACATCAGCGTGGCCCGCCCCAACACCTGA
- a CDS encoding SpoIIE family protein phosphatase, translated as MVSEGAAGRGARTLRAENALASLTDGPGAPERLRHVLEQALVFAGATLAAVYTPGDDADLLCLVESAGVPRTVYGLRDSYPGSGGSPPAEAHRSGRPVFLGPAEVAGRAESRSVPRRDFHLAVLPAQGDDKRACLLAVSENPRGFDDEDRKCLELIADAIVCPPRASAPEGGELPSDAFSLAMDTGRVEVGDDILDLFGMSRADFDGKVETLLGLAVPEDLPSLMSLFEAGHMSLGDRELEFRVLQPSGPPKWLRLRGRMLPGGEGRPALLVGTVADASTLRSDVTDVARVQRLAAALSTAGTVRDVSQAVVSALRAPLRADRIALAELENDRLVVTVLDPPEPESWPELWRLEWRSEWPEAPVRAMPTLAGALREGRAQIWPAGTVLEPALADVGPGGLAVLPLPAAGRMAGACLIGWDTPHHFGPDERALLTASAGLAGQALMRAHALDAEHELVGMLQRQLLPRRLPKLPGATAVARYLPSTAGLELGGDWYDVIPLPDNHVALVIGDVQGHSAAAATLMGQMRTALRAYAVEGHPPDVVVAHANRLLMDLESDLFVTCTYVDLDMEEGTAWCVRAGHLPPVLRHPDATTEIAESDGGPPLGVTAQADFPMTPLRLRPGTLVALTTDGLVESTEADIDEGMDRLARGLALADPEHLGLVADALLGGARRSDDVALLLLRYDGMATHPLRDGWTVWRVPQAAGHARRFTRRVLRGWGVHGDALDTALLVVSELVTNALVHTDGRVRLDLTLVGRRLRVSVADASPRTPAKPTSIGWEATGGRGILLVEAVSAAWGTVPVSGGKQVWSEIAVDA; from the coding sequence GTGGTGAGTGAGGGCGCTGCGGGACGCGGAGCGAGAACGCTGCGTGCCGAGAACGCCCTGGCCTCCCTCACCGACGGTCCCGGAGCACCCGAACGACTGCGCCACGTCCTCGAACAGGCACTGGTCTTCGCCGGGGCGACCCTGGCCGCCGTGTACACGCCCGGCGACGACGCGGACCTGCTGTGCCTCGTCGAGTCGGCGGGCGTCCCCCGGACGGTCTACGGGCTGCGCGACAGCTATCCCGGCTCCGGCGGCTCCCCGCCCGCCGAGGCGCACCGCTCGGGACGGCCCGTCTTCCTCGGCCCCGCGGAAGTCGCCGGCCGCGCCGAGTCCCGCTCGGTCCCCCGACGGGACTTCCACCTGGCCGTGCTGCCCGCGCAGGGCGACGACAAGCGGGCCTGTCTGCTCGCCGTCAGCGAGAACCCGCGCGGCTTCGACGACGAGGACCGCAAGTGCCTCGAACTGATCGCCGACGCGATCGTCTGCCCGCCCCGCGCCTCGGCCCCCGAGGGCGGCGAACTGCCCTCCGACGCGTTCAGCCTCGCCATGGACACCGGCCGTGTCGAGGTCGGCGACGACATCCTGGACCTGTTCGGCATGAGCCGGGCCGACTTCGACGGCAAGGTCGAGACCCTGCTCGGCCTGGCCGTCCCCGAGGACCTGCCTTCCCTGATGTCGCTGTTCGAGGCCGGCCACATGTCCCTGGGCGACCGTGAGCTGGAGTTCCGCGTCCTCCAGCCCTCCGGCCCGCCCAAGTGGCTCAGGCTGCGCGGCCGCATGCTGCCCGGCGGCGAGGGCCGGCCCGCCCTGCTCGTGGGCACCGTCGCCGACGCCTCCACCCTGCGCTCCGACGTCACCGACGTGGCCCGGGTCCAGCGGCTGGCCGCCGCCCTCTCCACCGCCGGCACCGTCCGGGACGTCAGCCAGGCCGTCGTCTCCGCCCTGCGGGCCCCGCTCAGGGCCGACCGCATCGCCCTAGCCGAGCTGGAGAACGACCGGCTCGTCGTCACCGTCCTCGACCCGCCCGAACCGGAGTCCTGGCCCGAGCTGTGGCGCCTGGAGTGGCGCAGCGAGTGGCCCGAGGCACCCGTGCGGGCCATGCCCACCCTGGCCGGCGCCCTGCGCGAGGGCCGGGCCCAGATCTGGCCCGCCGGCACCGTCCTCGAACCCGCCCTCGCCGACGTCGGGCCCGGCGGCCTCGCCGTACTGCCGCTGCCCGCCGCGGGCCGCATGGCCGGCGCCTGCCTCATCGGCTGGGACACCCCCCACCACTTCGGCCCCGACGAGCGCGCCCTGCTCACCGCCTCCGCCGGCCTCGCCGGACAGGCCCTGATGCGCGCCCACGCCCTGGACGCCGAGCACGAACTGGTCGGCATGCTCCAGCGCCAGCTGCTGCCCCGTCGGCTGCCGAAACTGCCCGGCGCGACGGCCGTCGCCCGCTACCTGCCCAGCACCGCGGGCCTGGAGCTGGGCGGCGACTGGTACGACGTGATCCCACTGCCCGACAACCACGTCGCCCTGGTCATCGGGGACGTCCAGGGCCACAGCGCCGCCGCGGCCACCCTCATGGGCCAGATGCGCACGGCCCTGCGCGCCTACGCCGTCGAGGGCCACCCGCCGGACGTCGTCGTCGCCCACGCCAACCGGCTCCTCATGGACCTGGAGAGCGACCTCTTCGTCACCTGCACCTACGTCGACCTCGACATGGAGGAGGGCACCGCCTGGTGCGTCCGCGCCGGCCACCTCCCGCCGGTCCTGCGCCACCCCGACGCCACCACCGAGATCGCCGAGTCGGACGGCGGCCCCCCGCTCGGCGTGACGGCCCAGGCCGACTTCCCGATGACCCCGCTGCGGCTGCGGCCCGGCACCCTGGTCGCCCTGACCACCGACGGCCTCGTGGAGTCCACCGAGGCCGACATCGACGAGGGCATGGACCGCCTCGCCCGTGGTCTGGCCCTCGCCGACCCCGAGCACCTCGGTCTCGTCGCCGACGCCCTGCTCGGCGGCGCCCGCCGCAGCGACGACGTCGCCCTGCTCCTGCTGCGCTACGACGGCATGGCCACCCACCCGCTCAGGGACGGCTGGACGGTGTGGCGGGTCCCGCAGGCCGCCGGACACGCCCGCCGCTTCACCCGGCGCGTCCTGCGCGGCTGGGGCGTGCACGGCGACGCACTGGACACCGCCCTGCTCGTCGTCTCCGAACTCGTCACCAACGCCCTCGTGCACACCGACGGCCGGGTCCGCCTCGACCTCACCCTGGTCGGACGGCGGCTGCGCGTGTCCGTGGCCGACGCCTCGCCCCGCACCCCCGCCAAGCCCACCAGCATCGGCTGGGAGGCCACCGGAGGGCGCGGCATCCTCCTCGTCGAGGCCGTGTCGGCCGCCTGGGGCACGGTCCCGGTCAGCGGCGGCAAACAGGTGTGGAGCGAGATCGCGGTGGATGCCTGA